A single window of Arvicanthis niloticus isolate mArvNil1 chromosome X, mArvNil1.pat.X, whole genome shotgun sequence DNA harbors:
- the Irs4 gene encoding insulin receptor substrate 4, translating into MWLSTATGSRSDSESEEEDLPVGDEVCKRGYLRKQKHGHRRYFVLKLETADAPARLEYYQNARKFRHSVRAAAAAAEAAASGAAAVPALIPPRRVIILYECFSVSQRADARYRHLIALFTQDEYFAMVAENESEQESWYLLLSRLILESKRRRCGTLGAQPDGEPGALAAAAVAEPPFYKDVWQVVVKPRGLGHRKELSGVFRLCLTDEEVVFVRLNTEVATVVVQLLSIRRCGHSEHFFFLEVGRSTVIGPGELWMEVDDSVVAQNMHELFLEKMRALCADEYRARCRTYSISIGAHLLTLLSTRRHLGLLSLEPSGWFRRSHFEQFCRLRAIGGREAEMLFTRRLIAPREPPPPFRRGKGHLPRARRSRRAASVPPSLFRRSAPSPGLIPQPEDAPNDRACEASGSSSGNTEEKDKEGEEGNGGDYIPMNNWGSGNGRGSGGGQGSSGQGSSSQSSGGRQGSGGGQGTGGQSSGGQGAGGNQCSGNGQGTAGGHGSGGGGHGSGGGQRPGDGRGSGGGKNSGGSKGSGSGKNSDDGDRGKSVKKRSYFSKFTQSKQQQTLPPPPPPPPTAGATGGKAKSGGRFRLYFCADRGTKERKAAKEVRDRETPEGATRGPHRARAFDEDEDDPYVPMRPGVAAPLACSSDYMPMAPQNSSASTKRHSRSPFEDSRGYMMMFPRVSPPPPPAPSAPKASHTNKEDDSKDNDSDSDYMFMAPGAGAIPKHPPNPQGGSSSKSWSSYFSLPSPLQSSPLGQSDHSEYVPMLPGKFLGSGLNKDASFSQGTKDIFSKPSTERSFSRPEDKRSSAKPSDDVPPMNKAKEPNRVSFTAKDNTIKPRPLNPTQEQREADSSRDYINIDFIKRERLVLAPSAQGLPDLWGVITDPRPTAFSRYLNVEVGVPFPNPTVRLSDLLRVLPGARGPFRLFPGSAIGSIVEVGDYIEVILNPAMPFADSAICYDAQTGEIYVVDPFSECCMDVSLSPGRFSEPPPVARLLQEEVQERRRPQSRSQNLFANTRAAVSAFSTDSLDRDFPAASAVIAAPAGAPLWAVSRALAVVSALAAAPSLGDVFAGFHSPAGVDSASIRWFQPVANARGAHAVREVQDIAAGWNPGALNQGARGRDLAAGAAAPPPPPRQRRVLRPRERADFDDNGNEDDDIYVRMDFARRDYKK; encoded by the coding sequence ATGTGGCTCTCCACAGCCACTGGCTCCCGGTCAGACTCCGAGTCCGAAGAGGAGGACCTCCCCGTCGGGGATGAAGTCTGCAAACGCGGCTACCTGAGGAAGCAGAAGCATGGGCATAGGCGTTACTTCGTGCTCAAACTCGAGACCGCAGACGCTCCGGCTCGGCTCGAATACTACCAAAATGCCAGGAAGTTCCGGCACAGTGTCCGCGCCGCGGCCGCTGCAGCAGAGGCGGCCGCCTCCGGTGCTGCTGCGGTCCCCGCGCTCATCCCACCACGGCGCGTGATCATCCTGTACGAATGCTTCTCCGTGAGCCAGCGCGCCGATGCCAGGTACCGACACCTCATTGCCCTTTTTACCCAGGACGAATACTTCGCGATGGTGGCCGAAAACGAGTCGGAACAAGAAAGCTGGTACTTGCTCCTCAGCCGCCTCATCCTCGAGAGCAAGCGCCGCCGCTGCGGCACGCTAGGCGCGCAGCCGGACGGAGAGCCGGGAGCCCTGGCGGCCGCAGCGGTGGCGGAGCCACCCTTCTACAAAGATGTGTGGCAGGTAGTAGTGAAACCCAGGGGGCTGGGGCACAGAAAAGAGCTGAGCGGCGTGTTCCGGCTGTGTCTTACCGACGAAGAGGTAGTGTTTGTAAGGCTCAATACCGAAGTGGCCACTGTGGTCGTCCAGCTGTTGAGCATTCGACGCTGTGGGCACTCGGAGCACTTTTTCTTCTTGGAAGTCGGCAGGTCCACTGTCATCGGTCCAGGGGAGctgtggatggaggtggatgacTCCGTGGTGGCCCAAAATATGCATGAGTTGTTTTTGGAGAAGATGAGAGCCTTGTGCGCAGACGAATACAGAGCCCGATGCCGCACCTACAGCATCAGTATTGGCGCCCACCTGTTAACCCTGCTGTCCACTAGGAGGCACCTAGGCTTGCTCTCGCTGGAGCCCAGCGGCTGGTTCAGAAGATCTCACTTTGAGCAGTTTTGCCGCCTCAGAGCTATCGGTGGCAGGGAAGCGGAGATGCTATTCACCAGGCGCTTAATCGCACCCAGAGAGCCTCCGCCTCCCTTCAGGCGAGGAAAAGGGCACCTGCCCAGAGCCCGCAGGTCCAGAAGAGCCGCGTCAGTACCACCCAGCCTTTTCCGACGCTCAGCACCTAGCCCGGGACTTATCCCACAGCCTGAAGATGCTCCCAACGACAGAGCCTGTGAAGCCTCGGGTTCCAGCTCTGGcaacactgaagaaaaagacaaggaaGGTGAGGAAGGAAACGGAGGTGATTACATACCTATGAACAACTGGGGCTCAGGAAATGGCCGGGGCTCAGGAGGTGGACAGGGCTCAAGTGGCCAAGGCTCCAGTAGCCAGAGCTCAGGTGGGAGACAGGGATCTGGAGGTGGCCAGGGCACAGGAGGCCAGAGTTCAGGAGGCCAGGGTGCTGGAGGAAACCAGTGTTCAGGAAATGGCCAGGGCACGGCAGGTGGCCATGGCTCAGGTGGAGGTGGCCATGGCTCAGGTGGTGGCCAGAGACCCGGAGATGGTCGTGGCTCAGGTGGTGGCAAGAACTCAGGAGGGAGCAAAGGCTCAGGAAGTGGGAAAAATTCTGACGATGGTGACCGTGGAAAATCTGTGAAGAAAAGATCCTACTTCAGTAAATTCACTCAAAGCAAGCAGCAGCAAACGCTGCctccaccgccaccgccaccgccaacAGCTGGAGCAACTGGTGGCAAAGCAAAGTCTGGGGGAAGATTCCGACTTTATTTTTGCGCAGACAGAGGCACAAAAGAACGCAAAGCAGCCAAAGAGGTGAGAGATAGGGAGACCCCAGAAGGTGCAACCCGGGGGCCTCACAGAGCCAGAGCTTtcgatgaagatgaagatgaccCCTATGTGCCAATGAGGCCAGGGGTGGCTGCTCCTCTTGCGTGCTCCAGTGATTACATGCCAATGGCTCCTCAAAATTCCTCTGCTTCAACAAAACGCCACTCTAGGTCACCCTTTGAAGACTCTAGAGGCTACATGATGATGTTTCCCAGAGTgagcccaccaccaccacctgctcCAAGTGCTCCGAAAGCATCGCATACTAATAAAGAGGATGACTCAAAGGACAATGACAGTGACAGTGATTACATGTTTATGGCTCCTGGAGCAGGTGCGATTCCTAAACATCCTCCCAATCCTCAGGGAGGCTCTTCCTCCAAAAGTTGGAGCTCTTACTTCTCTCTGCCAAGTCCTCTTCAGAGTTCACCTTTGGGACAGAGTGACCACAGTGAGTATGTTCCGATGTTACCTGGGAAATTCCTGGGGAGCGGTCTAAACAAAGACGCCTCCTTTAGCCAGGGCACCAAAGATATATTTTCAAAGCCTTCAACTGAGAGGTCATTCTCAAGACCTGAAGATAAGAGGTCATCTGCAAAGCCTTCAGATGATGTGCCCCCAATGAACAAGGCTAAGGAACCTAACCGAGTTTCCTTTACTGCAAAGGATAACACAATAAAGCCCAGACCACTAAAccccacacaggagcagagagaagCTGACAGCTCCCGTGACTATATCAATATTGACTTTATTAAGAGAGAGCGCCTTGTGCTAGCTCCCTCTGCTCAAGGACTGCCAGACTTGTGGGGTGTAATTACTGACCCCAGACCCACAGCTTTTTCTAGGTACCTGAATGTTGAAGTCGGGGTGCCCTTTCCAAATCCAACAGTCCGCCTCTCAGATCTTTTAAGAGTTCTACCAGGTGCTAGGGGGCCCTTTCGTCTTTTCCCAGGCAGTGCTATAGGTAGCATCGTGGAAGTGGGTGACTACATTGAAGTAATTTTAAACCCAGCCATGCCTTTTGCGGACAGTGCCATTTGCTATGATGCTCAAACCGGTGAAATCTATGTAGTCGACCCATTCTCTGAGTGCTGTAtggatgtttctctctctcccggtCGATTCTCTGAACCGCCACCTGTAGCTaggctgctgcaggaggaagtgcAGGAGAGAAGACGCCCACAAAGCCGCTCCCAAAATTTATTTGCCAACACTCGAGCCGCAGTCTCGGCTTTCTCGACTGACAGCTTGGACAGAGACTTTCCCGCCGCGTCTGCGGTGATTGCTGCTCCAGCTGGGGCGCCCCTCTGGGCAGTGAGCCGGGCTTTAGCGGTGGTCTCTGCGCTCGCAGCGGCCCCCAGCCTTGGCGATGTCTTTGCCGGCTTCCACTCCCCAGCAGGAGTTGACTCCGCCTCCATTCGCTGGTTCCAACCTGTTGCTAACGCTCGTGGTGCCCACGCTGTAAGAGAGGTCCAGGACATTGCCGCAGGCTGGAATCCTGGAGCCCTTAACCAAGGTGCTAGAGGTAGGGACCTAGCGGCCGGCGCAGCCGCTCCCCCACCGCCACCTCGCCAGCGTCGGGTGCTGAGACCCCGAGAGAGAGCAGATTTCGACGACAACGGCAATGAAGATGATGACATTTACGTGAGAATGGACTTTGCCAGACGTGACTACAAGAAGTGA